The genomic segment GAAAGCTGAACAGGTCGGCGCTTGCCGCCACTAGTTGGGCGCTGCTAGGCATGATGTCCTATGAAGAAGAAGTCTCCGGCTACGACCTGAAGAAGTGGATCGACTGGAGCGTCGACCTCTATTACTGGAGCCCGTCGTTCAGCCAGATCTACACCGAGCTGAAGAAGCTGGAGGGTCTGGGCCTGGTGAACTCGCGTGTCGAGCGCGACGAGGGCACCCGCAGCCGCCGGCTGTACAAAATCACCCCGGCGGGGATGGACGCGATCACCGAGTGGACAAATCACGCGCCCGTGGATCCGCCGGTGCTCAAACACAGCGTGCTGCTGCGGATGACGTTCGGGCATCTGAGTAACCCCGCGCGGCTCAAGGAACTACTGCAGGAACACGTGGATTACGCCGAAGCCAGGCACCGTAAAGCCGTCGAGGACGCCGAGGGGGCCGAAGCCGAACCCGCCTGGGCGTACTCGGTACTCGCGCTGCGCTGGGCGGCCAAGTATTACGCCGCCGAGCGCGAGTTCGCCCTGGACCTGATGAAGGAAATCGACGAGGCCGACCGCATCCTGCAAACGGCGCCGAAGGGTAGTGCTGGTAAACCGCGGCCGACGCCCGGCTATTGGCGCGAGGTCGAAAAGCAGGTCGAGGCCAAGCGCGAAGCCGACTAGCCAGCCCCGGCCGCGTCTCGCGCGGCGATGTAGCCGTAGACCAACCCCTGCGCGATCGTCGCGCCCGCCCCCGGATACGTCGTACCGAAGGCGTTGGCGGCGGTGTTCCCGATTGCGTACAACCCGTTGATCACCGCGCCGTCCTCGCGCAGCACCCGCCCCCGGTGGTCGGCTTTCAGCCCGCCGCAGGTGCCCAGGTCGCTGAGCACCATCTTGACGGCGTAGAACGGTCCCTTGGTCAACGCGCGCAGGTTGGGATTGGGCGCGATCGTCGGGTCGCCGTAATAGCGGTCGTAGGCACTGCGGCCCCGGCCGAAGTCGGGATCGACACCGGCAGCGGCGTTCTCGTTGAAGGCGGTGACCGTCGCGGTGAACTCCGGGACCGGCACGCCGATCCGGGCGCCCAGCTCGGCGAAGCCGTCCGCACTTACCGCGATGCCGGCGTCGTACCACGTCTGCGGGATGCGCATCCGCGGAAACAGTTGGGCGCCGAAGACATAGCTGTTGCGGTACTGCTGGTCGAAAATGATCCACATCGATTCGACCGGGCTGCCGGCTCGTTCCAGCTCGAGCAGTCGCTGGCCGAAAGACATGTAGTCCGACGACTCGTTGGCGAAGCGGCGGCCGTGCTGGTTCACGATCAGGCTTCCCGGCAGCGATCGTTCGGCCAGCATCACCGCGGGTGGCTGACCGGGCAGCGGCGCGACGGCGGGAAACCACCAGGCCTGGTCCATCAGATCGATGCCGCCGCCGAGTTCCTGTCCGGCGCGAATGCCGTCGCCGGTGTTGGCTGCCGCACCGAGACTCAGGTTGGGGCGCAGCGACTCCGACTGGAATTTCCACCGCATGTCCATGCTGTGGTCGAAACCGCCGGTGGCCAGCACGACCCCGCGCCGGGCGGTGATCACCACCTCGCGGCCGCCGTGCGACACGACCGCGCCGCGGACCCGGTCACCGTCGACGTCCAGGCGCAACAAGCTGGTTTCGGTCCAGACCGGGATGCCGGCCCGCAGCACCCCCGCGAACAGTCCGGCGGCCAGGCCCTGACCACCCGCGGCGTACCGCCGGCCCAGCATCAGGCCGCCCACCCCTTGCGCAATTCGCTTGGCGAACGTCGGAATTCCCTTGCGCGGCACCCGCGCCACCAGATTCATCCAGCGGTAATCGGCACCCGTCGTCGGGACCGGGACGCTCGCCTCCATCAAGCCCGGCTCCAACCGGGCCCGGTAGGCGCCGAGCCGCGACGTGTCGAACGGGTGGCATTCGCAGGTGCGGCCCGCGGCGCTGCCACCCGGCTCCTCGGGGTGGTAATCGGAATAGTCACGCGCCCAGAAGAATCGCAGGGGAGTGGTCCGCCGCAGCATTTCGACCGTCCCGCCCACATGCGTCAGAAATGCCGCCGAGCGCTGCCGCGGCGCCGAACCCGCGACCACCGAGTCCAGGTACGTCGCCGCCTGCTCCTGCGTATCGCCGGCATGCGCCTCGGCCAGCACCGGACCCGCGGGCAGCCACAACGCGCCACCGGAGCGGGCTGTCGAGCCGCCCACGTGCGACGCCTTCTCCACGACCAGCACCGACAGCCCGAGTTCGTGGCCGGCCAGCGCTGCGGCCATCCCGGTTCCCGAGCCCACGACCAGCAAGTCGACGCTGGTGTCGGCCACGGAAAGTCCGGCAGGGATCGTCGCGCTGTGTGCTGTCACGCGCAGAACGGTATGTCGCGGCGTCGATGCGGCGGAATAGTCGTCCTGATGAGTGGAACAGGCATCCCCTCTCTCGGCGATGTGCGGAGTTGAATCATGCCCATGCATGACACCGACGAAATTCGGCTTATTGAAGCCCAGGCCGCCCCGGCGCGGTTTGCCCGTGGCTGGCATTGCCTGGGTTTGATCAGAGATTTCGGTGACGGCAAGCCACACGCGATCAAGGCGTTCGGTCAGCAGCTGGTCGTCTTCCGAAGCGGGGACGGCACGATCAACGTCCTGGACAGCTATTGCCGGCACATGGGCGGCGACCTGTCCCAGGGTGAGGTGAAGGGTGACGAGATCGCCTGCCCGTTTCACGACTGGCGCTGGGGCGGCGACGGCCGATGCAAGCAGGTGCCTTACGCGCGGCGCGCGCCGAAGCTGGCCCGCACCGCGACCTGGACGACGCTCCAGCAGGACGGCATGTTGTTCGTCTGGAACGACCCGGAGCGCAAGCCGCCGCCGCCGGAGGTGACGATCCCGCGCATCGAGGGTGCCGCCAGCGACGCGTGGACAGACTGGCACTGGTACACCACCGTGGTGAACGCAAACTGCCGCGAAATCATCGACAATGTGGTGGATATGGCGCACTTCTTTTACATCCACGGATCGTTGCCCACCCAATTCAAGAACATCTTCGAAGGTCACGTAGCGACGCAGTACATGAACAGCGCCGGACGTCCCGACCTCGGCGGTGAGGGCCCCAACATGCTCGGCACCACCTCGGTGGCCTCGTATTGGGGACCGTCGTTCATGATCGACGACCTGACCTATCACTACGAGGACGCCGACCACCAAACGGTGCTGATCAACTGCCACTACCCGATCGACGCGAATTCATTTGTGCTGCAGTACGGCATCATCGTCAAGAAGTCGGACGCGATGCCCGAAGATCTGGCCAT from the Mycobacterium lentiflavum genome contains:
- a CDS encoding PadR family transcriptional regulator — translated: MMSYEEEVSGYDLKKWIDWSVDLYYWSPSFSQIYTELKKLEGLGLVNSRVERDEGTRSRRLYKITPAGMDAITEWTNHAPVDPPVLKHSVLLRMTFGHLSNPARLKELLQEHVDYAEARHRKAVEDAEGAEAEPAWAYSVLALRWAAKYYAAEREFALDLMKEIDEADRILQTAPKGSAGKPRPTPGYWREVEKQVEAKREAD
- a CDS encoding 3-ketosteroid-delta-1-dehydrogenase, giving the protein MTAHSATIPAGLSVADTSVDLLVVGSGTGMAAALAGHELGLSVLVVEKASHVGGSTARSGGALWLPAGPVLAEAHAGDTQEQAATYLDSVVAGSAPRQRSAAFLTHVGGTVEMLRRTTPLRFFWARDYSDYHPEEPGGSAAGRTCECHPFDTSRLGAYRARLEPGLMEASVPVPTTGADYRWMNLVARVPRKGIPTFAKRIAQGVGGLMLGRRYAAGGQGLAAGLFAGVLRAGIPVWTETSLLRLDVDGDRVRGAVVSHGGREVVITARRGVVLATGGFDHSMDMRWKFQSESLRPNLSLGAAANTGDGIRAGQELGGGIDLMDQAWWFPAVAPLPGQPPAVMLAERSLPGSLIVNQHGRRFANESSDYMSFGQRLLELERAGSPVESMWIIFDQQYRNSYVFGAQLFPRMRIPQTWYDAGIAVSADGFAELGARIGVPVPEFTATVTAFNENAAAGVDPDFGRGRSAYDRYYGDPTIAPNPNLRALTKGPFYAVKMVLSDLGTCGGLKADHRGRVLREDGAVINGLYAIGNTAANAFGTTYPGAGATIAQGLVYGYIAARDAAGAG
- a CDS encoding Rieske 2Fe-2S domain-containing protein; translation: MHDTDEIRLIEAQAAPARFARGWHCLGLIRDFGDGKPHAIKAFGQQLVVFRSGDGTINVLDSYCRHMGGDLSQGEVKGDEIACPFHDWRWGGDGRCKQVPYARRAPKLARTATWTTLQQDGMLFVWNDPERKPPPPEVTIPRIEGAASDAWTDWHWYTTVVNANCREIIDNVVDMAHFFYIHGSLPTQFKNIFEGHVATQYMNSAGRPDLGGEGPNMLGTTSVASYWGPSFMIDDLTYHYEDADHQTVLINCHYPIDANSFVLQYGIIVKKSDAMPEDLAIQTAITLGDFVKMGFEQDVQIWRHKARIDNPLLVEEDGPVYQLRRWYEQFYVDVADVQPDMVDRFEFELDTTRPHEAWMKEVEANLGARAR